From a single Apium graveolens cultivar Ventura chromosome 2, ASM990537v1, whole genome shotgun sequence genomic region:
- the LOC141695076 gene encoding uncharacterized protein LOC141695076, which produces MEARIWLREIEKTFKIVGVEEDKKTIFAAFMLKGEAIYWWEAKRGIEENPVILCERFIALFLEKYFPKHLEQQMELKFLELKQGRMNVAEYENKFSEPSRFVPYHVDTEEKRTRHFQLGLRPWIRNRVAVLEISNYATLVHKVQL; this is translated from the coding sequence ATGGAAGCTAGAATTTGGCTCCGGGAAATTGAGAAAACCTTTAAGATTGTGGGAGTGGAAGAAGACAAGAAAACCATCTTTGCTGCATTTATGTTAAAAGGTGAAGCTATTTATTGGTGGGAAGCTAAGAGAGGTATCGAAGAGAACCCGGTAATTCTGTGCGAAAGATTTATTGCTTTATTCCTTGAGAAATATTTCCCCAAACACTTAGAACAACAAATGGAATTAAAgtttttggagctgaagcaagggagGATGAATGTCGCGGAATATGAaaataagttttcagaaccctcCAGGTTTGTACCCTACCATGTTGACACTGAGGAAAAGAGAACTAGGCATTTTCAACTAGGTTTACGACCATGGATTCGGAATCGAGTTGCAGTACTAGAGATCTCTAACTATGCGACTTTGGTACACAAGGTTCAATTGTAG